The stretch of DNA CGAATTCTGATCGTTCGATATGCCGAACTCGATGAATTGGTCAGGCAGGCGCGCGCCGAGAAGAAGGCCGCAGATGCGGCTTTGCGGCGCTATCGGGGCGCGCTGCGCAACGCTCGCCAAGCCCTAGCGATCGCTACCGAGCAATCCGAGCACGTTATGAGGCTGATCGAAGGCCGCATCGATCGCGTGAGCAATCTTGTTGGGATCGCGGGCAAGGCCACGAGCGGTACGCTACGCCGGGCAACAGCCCTCTTGAAATGGTTTGTAGAGCGATTGATGCAACTTCCGCGCCGATCGGCAGAGGTGCAAGAGACCCAAAATATGACATGCCCGCATGTCGAAAACGGCATGCACAAACAGATTACAACCCCCTATCCACTTGCAGATAGTAGTGAAGAACGGCGTTCGGCTAATGCCGAACAATTCAATTCCCTTGAGGCTGGCTCCGCCAGCAAATGGGCTTTTGAAGAAAGCCTCGGGCGGCGCCGGAGCGAAATCAACCAGCCACAGCGCCTGCCGCAGGCAATAGTGGCCTTGCAAGACGTGCTTAGGGCGGTGCCAGCATTGAAGACCTATGGGTTTACGCCCACCAGTTGGGCCGACCTGGCGCGGGCCGTGCCGCTGATGTGCCGATTTGCCGGGATCTCCGAGGATGCCCGCCGCCGCGCCGTCGAGCTGATGGGCGAGCAGCAAGCCGCCGTCGCGGTCGCCTTGACGCTAGAGAAATACGACCGGCAGGACGTCAAGTCGCCGGGAGGCTATTTGCGGGCCATGTCGGACCGCGCGGCCGCGGGCAAATTGCGTCTCGCCCGCTCCGTTTTCGGGCTTGCCGCCCGAAATTCCATGGAGGTCACACATTGAGACGCAATGCCCTATAGACGCTTTAGCCGCCTTTTTGATCAGCCACGGCACTGTGGAGGCCGCCGACATGTCCGGCCGAGCCCGTGTGATTGATGGCGACACCATCAGCATCAGACAGCAGCGCATCAGGATCGCGGCCATCGATGCCTGCGAGCGCGACCAGACCGGTTTGAAGGATGGC from Rhizobium sp. 007 encodes:
- the repC gene encoding plasmid replication protein RepC, giving the protein MGNTQTHQRPNGRRITPQRAHFCRLAESARVGTITRAQLAVLVQSLPCIGLINGTESHLLVALINTAQADTFDKSGRPIVFKSNQQLAFEIGRSVGRVSRMLSRLFDAGLITMQDSGNYKRYPIRNGEGEITDGCGIDLRILIVRYAELDELVRQARAEKKAADAALRRYRGALRNARQALAIATEQSEHVMRLIEGRIDRVSNLVGIAGKATSGTLRRATALLKWFVERLMQLPRRSAEVQETQNMTCPHVENGMHKQITTPYPLADSSEERRSANAEQFNSLEAGSASKWAFEESLGRRRSEINQPQRLPQAIVALQDVLRAVPALKTYGFTPTSWADLARAVPLMCRFAGISEDARRRAVELMGEQQAAVAVALTLEKYDRQDVKSPGGYLRAMSDRAAAGKLRLARSVFGLAARNSMEVTH